gtgataatattgtatataataataaatattaaaattataataaatgctttaagtacacaattagttataaataagtattttataatttgctcattgaaataaaaagtcttctctctataaggcaatacatattgtttacaaatgatgtttgttttcatgcttgatttaacattttattgttattttatcaattttatatgcgatagattaatttttatttaatttagatgttcttctttatgttttacttcaaaaaatttgttttttactttggttatatccgaaccgaaccgatataacccgaatccgtacgatatatgattactttatggattttatgatgtaatacaattttgaaccgaacccgaagtgttattatccgaacccgacccgtactaataaaattttagtatgggacctagaagcgtaaacccgaaaatccgaaaacccgaaaaacctGACCCGAATGCCaacggatacccgaacgcccaggcctacaTAAGATATTCAAGAAAGCTGTGTCCTTGTCCAAGAACATACGTTCCACAGCCAGGAACAAGAGCTCTGCCTTTAGGCTATGAACCCGTCTAAGCGAGATGTTTACTGATCGGAGTTGGTCCAGCAAGTCCCATGGGGTTGCTCCTGCTTTCCAGGTCTTCTCCCAACCACCTTAGAACCAATACAAATATTAACGGCTTCACGGAATAAAGATTCAATAACTATATTAGAGTAGATTATGGTTCATTACAAGAAGAATCCTCTGACACACACCGTTGGAAGATATCACTCGGCGATTCCACCGCCGGAGTTTCACCGGAGTTTCCATTAGGTTCAACGACAAACACGACCGGCGAATGATGTTGGGTGATTGATCTTCCTCGAGAGGAAAATCTCCGACATAGCGATTTTTATGGCGTTCTCCTTGATAGCAGCCCCGGTTCCATCTACAAGATGTCTCCCTTCCCACACCACGGAAAACAAACACGACCGGCGTAATCTACCAACATcgatcaaaaaaaatttcagaccaaaagaaaaaatatcgaCGAAAAGGAAGAAAGAAGGCAAAAAGGAATAAGCCAATAATAATAGGACACATATAGGATTTTTACTGATTCTACATCCTCTCAATTAAGCAGCAGTTCTGTGTAATTATaccatttttgatttatttttttccttattttgCTGTAGAGCTTCAGCCTAAACTCAtcgttggagatggtcttaagGACCTCAACCTAAAAGACACCAATAATGATGCCCTAAGGTGCACACTCTCCCCTCAACAATAGATGCGAACAAAAAGAAGAGAGTAAGAACCAAAAAGATTCAAACAGACATCTGGCTCATGAAACACATGCGTGATAATATTATCTCCAaggagataaaaaaaacaagtagTCCCAGTAGAAGAATCTATCTCCGGGTGCACTTTAGTCTTTCAGGTTCTAATACTTGTAGGATGAACCAGCCTGGGGTGGTGTTACcaaatttatatgtaacatGAGTTTGTTAAGTTAGCGTTTCTTCTAAAATGAGTTAAAGTCTTGTATGattataatttaaacaaaatggGGTTTAATATATTCTTGTAGATATATTTTGTTTGCTTTATCTATTGCATTTTTTAACTCGATATTTTGTAGAAATCAATAAAAACACATGGAAAAGGTTCCAAGAAGATTTAATGGTTGAGTTGCAGCCACGCAATGAATATAATGTCACACGTCAAATTTTCACCACTCGTTTGTATCCATCACCAAACACTCTCTAATTGAAACATGCCCTCTTTGCTTTCATACATCTAAACCATAACATTCTCTCTAAAACATCAGAAAGGGAATCATAgactctctcccttctctcttaCGGTTTCTtatgagagaaagagagtcgTGGAGATGTTAAAATGGTACAACCCACCATATTTAGACTCATCCCATTTAGAACCCACCCTATTTAGAACCCATATCCGTTTAGACTCATTTAAAAATAGGTCTATTAGGAGTATCTATTTAAAATCCGTGAAATTTACATGTACCCATTTAAATTCATTTAGACCTATTTAAACTATTGTtgatttaattagattttttaaaattttatgctCTCTTAACAGAAATTatatgaaacaaataaaaaaattaactaatttttattatataaacgtAAATCAAATTATCCtagtaaaatcaattttttccgCCAACCGTAAAACCGAATTTTCCCTCCAAAACTataaaaccgagttttcccgccagaaaatgcaaaatcgagtttttccgccaaaaccgtaaaattaaattttctcgtcaaaatcacaaaatcgatttttcccatcaaaactaaaaatcaagttttcccgttaaaactgaaaactaagttttcccgtcaaaactgaaaatcaagttttcccttCAAAAACGTAAAACCGAGTCTTtccgccaaaatcacaaaatcgagttttttttgccaaaatcgaaaatcgaggttttccgccaaaaccgtaaaatcgagttttccgccaaaaccgtaaaatcgagtttttccgccaaaaccgaaaaccgagttttcccaccaaaaccgtaaaatcgagtcttccagccaaaatcacaaaatcgagtcttcctgccaaaaccgtaaaaccgaATTTTCCCTCCAAAAAacgaaaatcgagtttttctgccaaaaccgtaaaaccgaGTCGTttggccaaaatcacaaaatagagtttttccgtcaaaaccgtaaaatcgagtttttcagccaaaaccgtaaactaatttttcccgccaaaaatgTGAAAcgagtttttctgccaaaaccaaaaaaatgaattttccgccaaaaccgtaaactgaattttcccgtcaaaaacgtgaaaacgagttttcccaccaaaaccgtaaaatgaattttcccgccaaaaccgaaaatcgagtttttccgccaaaaccgtaaaatgtGTGTTTCCGTctaaaccgtaaaatcgagtttttcgtcaaaaacacacaatcacatttttttcacaaaaaataattaattaattatattaagttAAATGAGTTAAAAAGGTCTTCATTAATTTTAGGTATAACCCATTTAATAAATTggtcttaaaaaaattatccatTTAAAACCCGAATAGCTAAATGGatatgatatttgtttttttttcaaaactcatCTAGACATGTGATTTCAAAACCATTTTAACATCCCTAGTCGTGGtggtttcctttcttttcctttcttgGCTTGTGACATTGACTCCGGTACACCGTGGTCTCCTCGACAACGTGTAGCTGGCTTTGACCCCGGTGGTTCGCGATCTTTAAGGCGGAATCATCCAGCTTCGGCGTACTTCTTGGCGGTTTGATGGATCTCCCCAGGGGTTTTCCCGGGTACCAAAGCTCCGCAAGATTGGCGTTTTGTCTATCCTTTCATCAATTGATCTCCTCGCCGGACAGACAGTTGAAGTTCGATTGGAGTTTTGATCTTGATTGAAGGTTGTTTGTTACGAAACAGAGAGTATGAGTttggatgagatctcgattCTAATAGATTGAGGCCATGTTCGTTTCTTCATTCAACTGAATCATTTGGCTGAAGCTGAGCGCGTTGTTCGTTTGTACACAAAAAACATCACTCATTCGAATGGATCAGTTGAatgattttcgaaaattaggTTGGATGGAGATGGTTCAGTTGAATGAACCGAAACAAAGCAGTTAGATGGAGATGATTCAGTCGAAATATCCAAATGTCGATTTTGCCCTCGAAAaaactcaaatattacaaaCCTAATTATGTGCAAATCATATTAGTACCAAAGGAAAATGTTCGATTACAAGAAGCATTAGCAGAGAGCTAGCCctcgaaaaaactctctctctctctctctctctctctctctctttttccaAACATCGTTCCAACGGATCTCTCTTCTTCGTTTACTTCGCTTCACCGCCGTTTCACATCGGCGGCGTCTCCACTTCTGCCATCTCCGCCGGTCACGCCTTCCTCTACTCATCTTCGCGAGCCACGGTTCTTATCCGTCTTTACTTTGCTTAAAATCTTCGATTGCCCCGATTATTCAGATATTTTCGCCAATCAGGTTTAGGATCTGCACTTCTAGCTTACTCAATTCGCTAAATCGGAACGCAAAATAGTGTAGAGATCCTTTCGAAGCTTTTGATTGAACTAGACATAGACTCTCGATTATTGGTGTATTGAGGAAGCTGATTCGTTGCTTTATACGGCAGATTTATTTATGGGTTTGCTTCTGTTTATGTTATGTATTGATTTCCCTTTTGAATTTTTCATGGGTTTATGCTTGAGAATGTGTTGAAATACTGATGGGTTTGCTTGGTTTGATTACATAAGTATGCTTCAAGTTTCTTGTTAGCTTAGCTTATCTCACTAGTAGCTTGTGAAATCTCATAGCTTGTGAATTATTTTATGGTATATGTTCTGCTTGTTTTCATAAAGCAACATTGTGTTTTATGCTCTAATAAACTTGGTGGGTTTGCTGTGAGGAGTGTTCGTTAggatttataaacatatatttagtTCTTGTTTCATAGGATTGTGTGTTTATGTGCTCAAGAAACATTGACACTGACGAGGAAACTCTTTATATGGCAGGTTGTTTCTTGCAGTTTACTTGGATTGCAATGACAGCTGTCCCTGGTACTGATgtgagtatattttaaatatttgtatgcTTGTTGAATGCTTCTCTTAGTTTAGTTTAGTCTCTGGTATTGAATATTTGAATGCTTCTCTTAGTTTAGTTTAGTCTCTGGTATTGAATATTTGAATGGTTCTCTTAGTTTAGTTTAGTCTCTGGTATTGAATATTTGAATGTTAGTCCCTGGCATGGACTGATGAGCAAACCCGGTTCTACCTCAAACTGAGAGTTGAAGAGAAGCTGAAAGGAAATGAAAGAAAAGGAAATCTTAATGAAGTTGGGAGACAGTCCATTATCGACAAGTTTTATGAAGCTTATGGGGAAAGACACGTTTGGAGAAAATTTGGGATCAAGCACACTACTTGCAAAACTCAGTATGCAAGGTTCAAACGGTTGATCAACAAGAGGACCGGACTTGGCTATGATGCAAATGGGTACGTAGACATGTCTGATGACTGGTGGGATCAACTTTTTAAGGTACAATCTTTGCTTGCTTGTTTATGTTAAGTGATGTCTCTGTTGTTGCTGTCTCCTCATGTGATGTATGTCTGTTGTTGTGGTTTTTAGGAATTCCCATCAGCTAGAAAGCTTAAAGAGAATCAACTAGCAAATGTTAACTTGTTGGAGAATGTGTTTGGAGCGGTTCATGTAAGTGGAGGTGAAGGATGGACTGCTCAGCAAGGCGAAGACTCTTTGGATAAGCAAGGCGACAATAATGATGTGGATCAAGTTCCTCCTACTCAAGACACTGATGTGGATCAAGTTCCTCCTACTCAAGATATCAGTGCTCCAGCTGAATCAAGAACTGCTGGCTCTTCATCCAGTAGAGCAAAAGCTAACAGGAAGAGATCAAGGGCTGCTCAAGTAGGACATGCTGTAGTAGATTGTCTTTCTGACAAGAACAAGATGATAGGGAACCACCCTGAGTTCAGTTGCAGCCAACTTACAGCTATGGAAGCCTTACACTCACTGTCTGCTATCAGGCACTGGTCTCCTTTGTACAAGGCAGCCATCGATCATCTCAAGCAGGACCCTACCAATCGTCAGACCTTCTTGTTCTATAAAGATGATGAGGATAAGGTTCTCTACTTGGAGTATGCTACTGGTGAAAGTAGAGATGCTTGAAGACTATGTTATGCTTGtgtttctgtttgtgttttgtatGAACTCTAGTGTTCTTTTGTGGTGGTGGTTCAGGAAATGGATATTGTAAAACTCTACTGTtcttttggtttgtgtttgttaTGAGAATCAgcttttggtttgtgtttgttaTGTTCAAAACTCTACTGTtcttttggtttgtgtttgtgttttgtatgAGCTTTTGTTTGGAGTGCAATGGTTCTGACCTTTGGTGAACCATTTGATTTTGATATTTCAGGTTTGGTGAAGTAGAGGATACAGTTTGGTGAAGTAGAGGAAGTCGAGATGGACAGTAACGTAAGTCTAATATCTGTTACTAAATTCTAATATCTAATATCTGTGTATAAACATGTTACTAAATTCTAATATCTGTTACTAAATTCTTTGTGTATTTGCAGAGCATATTAAGACTTTTAATTGAAGATGATGAGTTAGATTTGTTATTTGATGAGAATCAGTACATGTGTGCTCTTTTGGAGGAGATGGGTGGAGCAACAGAAGCTGATGCTGATAGGCAATTAGTCAGGACAAACCGAGGTGAAGGTTGGCGACGTGTGCAACGTTTTATGAACGGGTCTGAGGTACAATGCTATGAGATTCTACGCATGAACCAGGAAACATTTAAGAGTTTGTGTAAGGTGCTATCAGAAAAGTATGGGTTAAAGGAGACTCACAATGTTTACGTTGAGGAGAGTGTTGCAATGTTCTTAGAGACGGTCGGAAAAGACGCAACTGTACGGGCTATATCAGAGCATTATCAGCATTCAACTGACACTGTGAAAAAGAAGTTAGAACAGGTAACAATTAAAACAAGGATTATTGATATAGCTTCCCTCTTTTCGTTTCTAGTCCAAGCTTGGAtcgttctgttttttttgtaagtttCTTGAGAATCATCTCATCGTTTCATTGCATCTATCAAGTGCAAACCAGTAGGAGAAGATATCCGTTTTAGCTTTTGTTTGCCTATAGGTGTTAGAGAAAAGTCTTCCGCATCAGTAATCAGAAGAGAATAGTGGCCTTGTTCTTATTAATATGGTGTTTGTTGTTGTAAGCGCCTTGTTCTAGAATTGCATTTTAACGTTGGTATTATGTTCTGTTACAGGTATTAATTTCTCTCTTGAAGCTTGCATCAGACATTGTGAAACCGACTAGGAATGAGTTTGCAATTGCTAGTCCTTTTCTAGAAGGTAAACCACAGTATTGGCCTTACTTTAAGAACTGCATAGGTGCTTTAGATGGAACTCATATTGCTGTCCGTCCACCATCTGGGAATAGTGAGCCGTTTAGAGGTAGAAAAGGTGAACCAACCATGAATGTGCTGGCTATTTGTAATTTTGACATGAGGTTCATCTACGCTTATGTTGGAGTTCCCGGGAGAGCACATGACACGAAGGTGCTACCATACTGTGCTACTGAAGAAGCTTCTTTTCCTCATCCACCAGCTGGAAAATACTACTTGGTCGACTCAGGTTACCCAACCAGAACTGGTTACTTAGGTGCTCATCGCAAGACTAGATACCATATAGATCAGTTCAACAGAGGAGGTCCACCATCAAACACTAGGGAATTGTTCAACCGCAAGCACTCCGGTTTAAGATCAATGATTGAGAGGACTTTTGGTGTTTGGAAAGCCAAGTGGAGAGTTTTAGACAGAAAGCATCCCAAGTATGAGTTGAAGAAATGGATAAAGATTGTGACATCAACCATGGCCCTCCACAACTTTATTCGAGATTCACAACATGGAGATACTGATTTTTCTTATTGGGGAGGAGTGGAATCATATGAACAGCATGGTGATGATCAAGAAGAGCATGTTGGATACATTCCGCAGGGTGATAGACTGATGGAGTGTGTGCGTCATTGTATTACTATGGAGATGACAAGAGGAACTAGACTTCCATACTagacattttttaaatttcagtttTATAAACATTATTGTTGGCATTTGAATATCTACTTTATTTGAATTTCTACTTTGAACTgtttaaaagtttattaaaatttgaatatctACTTAGAGTTgtttgaaagtttattaaaaaattattaaaatttgagtctattttataaataaagttatatgaaatttatatgaaataaaaatttataaatgtcaaaatgctaattttaaaataatttcagtgtaaatatatttagaatgaataataaaattttctgtaGTTAAAGTTGATatcaaatatatgattaaatcaaaacaTGGGTATATATGTAATTTGGTTATTAAACTAATTTGAATGATTCATCTAAATagagaaacaaacataaaattcattcaaatgGTTCATTCAAATGACTCATCCAAATGGAGAAACAAACATGACCAAAAATTTGAATGGATCATTTAGATGGAGCACATAAATGGATCAGCTGAATGGATTCATGTAAATGAAGAAACAAACCGGGCCTGATGCTCTCCAAAGCTCAAGGTGTGTGTTGTAGCTGATGAAGCCTAAAACTTTCAATACAATCGTTGGAGGTGGCTTTTTCGGTGGTCGTGGTTGAATTCCCGGTGGTTCTGGTGGTGAATTTGCATGATTCAGATCTGGGTAAAGCTTCTGTGTGTGTGAGGCGTGGTGATGGATGAGTTCTTGATCCTGGTTGATTGAGGTTCTCCATTGGTGAAATGATTATGCGATGAGGGTCTATGCCCTGAAACTCGTGGGCTCTGTTAACTGTGATCGTGGTACTGTCTCCGGCGACGAATTTCAGTCGGTGAAGACGGTGGAGGCAGCTTCCAAACACGTGTCCCTCTCTTCGAGCGGTTAACACGTTGCCACCGTTTCTTCCTATGACGTGTTTAGTATGTGGGCCGTTCGTTGGACCTTAGTTCTTTAGGTTATGGTGTTgggtttatttgttttttgtttgggttTTACGTTTTTGTAAAAAtctttgtttaataaaatatcagatggcaagaaaaaaaaaaccataacaTTCTCTCTCACAAAAACAATTACACATCGAGTTCTTCTTCTCGGTTCTTAATTTCCGCGATATAATGGTGACCGGCGACGTAAAGCTGATTGGCTCATGGGCTAGTGTCTTCGTCATGAGGGCGAGGATAGCTCTCAACCTCAAATCTATTAGCTACGAGTTTCTCCAGGAGACATACGGTACTAAGAGCGAATTGCTCGTCAAATCGAACCCGGTTCACAAGAAGATGCCCGTTCTGCTACACGCTGACAAACCTGTGTGTGTGAGTCCAACATCATCGTTCAGTACATCGACGAGGCTTGGAGCTCATATGGATCGTCTATTCTCCCTTCTCAGCCCTACGACAGAGCCATCGCTCGGTTCTGGGCCGCCTACGTCGATGATAAGGTTAGTTTCTAGCTCTTCAACTGATCTTGTGGAGTGTATATTACAGTCAGTCCTAGTGTTTATTCAGTTACAAATACAATATGCATCATGTTAAATTGTTAATGATTATAGTATCATGTCCCCAATACCTAGCGGTTTTTTTATGCTTGATCTTGGTTTAATCCGGTTAACATTCTGTCACGAATACAATTAGGTCTGTCCAATACGGTAAAACCGAActgtaccgaaccgaaccgaaccgaaatagataatatggcgtagttttggtatataccatataaaccgaatgtacgtgattttataaaaaccgtaggatttggatatggtttggtttataaccgattaaaccgaataaactgaACAAAACCGGtcaaaagtagaaacatgtaaatatgtacatattttataacgtcacatgaaaatctatttgttataaaagttattcttttgttaataattattaccataatttttatagtaataaagaatcCTAATTTGAAAAACGCttacaatattattaaataacaattcatcgcaactgaggcttcttattttcttagtcttttacttttaatcattttgctttcttttagcattgattaaattgaagtgaaagttataaatttgatggatatTAACTAGAAAACATTCTTcataacttttttcttatttataaacgaACAGAGTTTCACTCGAAGAAGCATGACTTTGATAAACACTAaaatggaagagtggaaaaacttttcttttatacttctcttttgttttttatttttattttcaaaattttgagctttgattttaattctagatttgattatttcatctgAAGATataagcatttttattttttgttcttttatttgaaaatataatacttttttaataaatgactgcgatgataatatgactctaaaatttatataatatgatctcatactaaataattatgttttggtataaaaccgaataaaccgaaaaccgacggtatataaaccgaaccgaaccgaagtaaatatggatttagaatggtagttatattttactaaccgaaatactgaaaaaccgaaaaaaccgaaccgaaaccgaaccgatatccggattgaacacccctacaATGCAACTAAGCTTAAACCGGAGGAAGTTGGACCTGTTCTGTTTCAACTAACTCCTTTCctacaacatattttttttggtaaaattctTACAATATACATGAGCTTAATCTTAAAACTTTCATGTTCTGTCTTAATTTGATATGAATGGGAAGTGGTTTATTGCTCTGAGAAGTATCCTAACAgctcaaggagaagaagagaagaaaacagccATAGCTGAAGTCGAAGAAAGAACTGACCATTTGGAGAAAGCGTTCATCGATTGCAGCAATGGGAAGCCGTTCTTCAACGGGACCATATTGGTTACCTAGACATTGCTCTGGGGAGCTTCTTGGGTTGGTGGAGAGTCGTGGAGTTAGACGCCAATCATAAACTTCTTGACGAGACCAAGACACCTTCTCTGTTCAAATGGGCAGAGCGGTTCTGTAATGACCCTGCTGTGAAGCCTCTTATGCCCGACACTGCAAAGCTCGCTGAATTCGCGAGAAAACTCTTTCCCAAGCGGCAGGCTTGAACTTGAAGGCAAAGGTTATTTAGGTCCTCATTGTTGGAGATGGTAAATTGCAAGATTAGCTGGAGCAATAAAATCTTATCGGTTAGTGGAAGCATGAAACTGGTTTAATAGGTTATGCATGTTATGTTCCATTTCAATGTATCCATGACCTAGTATCAAGCAAGTATTATTGTGTAAATTCGTAGTTCTTTAATTCTTGTCCGACCTAGAATAACCACATTGATTGTTAACAGAACTTTTTTTGGGCCAAACTATGAAATCCACAGATCCTGAGTACTCGCTATGTGTTGCCTAACTCGCTCAAGATAAGCAAAACTAGGACCGACTCTCTTCATAACAGTACACATACGCCAAAGGGCATAAACTTTTGAACACTTGCATTGGTACAGAGAATTTCACATAATCACTGGCAATTTTGTTAATCAGCTTCTTTTAAAAAGAGATGGACAAGGTAGCTTGGAGCCATAGATCAAGCAAAGTCCACCTTGGGAACATTGGCTGTGTAAAAATGAAGCAATAAGAAACAATATGGTGGATTAAgttctcaagacaatggagatatcactacaagggacaaacatgcatggttggttaatgtctcaagacaatggagatgccactacaagggacaagcatgcatggtgggttaaggtctcaaAACAATGGATTATTAGTTTATCATATCTCATCTACCATTTACCATACTTGTAACCACTATATATATGAGATGTTCTcataagcaaatcaatcaagtGAATAAGATTATCcttctttactctctctctctctctctctctctctctctctctctctctctatctctctctctctctctctctctctctctatctctctctctctctctctctctctctcgttcttcactatgttctttaatttctaacatggtatcagagccacaaaGCTCTTGAACACCAAACTGCTTCCGCAAATCTACTCTACTCATCTTACTCTTTCACTTATTTGGTTTACTTTTTTCAAAATCTCTTTCGTTTTCTTTTACCCAGTGGGTAATAGAAACATATCTTGGCTTCCTTTGTTCTCTATCTTGTCTAGCCTCAgaaattcaaatttctttttggcgatttttttttttccgctgGACAATAGCAAGCAAAGATGGAGCAGCACAAGCTTGTGAGAATTCCAGTCACCCTGAAGGGTCCTAACTACATTACCTGGTCGAGATTGACCAGGACAGCTCTTGGAGGAAGAGGTCTATGGGAGCACATCACCACAAGTGAGGCCCCAAGACaaatcacccaaggagaagatggCAAGGAGGTTGTAGTGGTAGATGAAGGCAAATGGGGTCAGGAGGAtctcatggtgttgtctatcTTGCAAGGCTCACTTGATAATCCTATCATGGAGTCTTACTCACACTGTGAGACTGCAAAGAAGCTATGGGATACCTTATACAAGGTATATGACAACACTTCAAACCTCACTAGAATATTTGAGGTTAAGAGGGCAATCAACAACTTGCAGCAAGAGGAGATGGACTTCACCAAGCA
The window above is part of the Brassica napus cultivar Da-Ae chromosome C8, Da-Ae, whole genome shotgun sequence genome. Proteins encoded here:
- the LOC125592043 gene encoding putative nuclease HARBI1 codes for the protein MDSNSILRLLIEDDELDLLFDENQYMCALLEEMGGATEADADRQLVRTNRGEGWRRVQRFMNGSEVQCYEILRMNQETFKSLCKVLSEKYGLKETHNVYVEESVAMFLETVGKDATVRAISEHYQHSTDTVKKKLEQVLISLLKLASDIVKPTRNEFAIASPFLEGKPQYWPYFKNCIGALDGTHIAVRPPSGNSEPFRGRKGEPTMNVLAICNFDMRFIYAYVGVPGRAHDTKVLPYCATEEASFPHPPAGKYYLVDSGYPTRTGYLGAHRKTRYHIDQFNRGGPPSNTRELFNRKHSGLRSMIERTFGVWKAKWRVLDRKHPKYELKKWIKIVTSTMALHNFIRDSQHGDTDFSYWGGVESYEQHGDDQEEHVGYIPQGDRLMECVRHCITMEMTRGTRLPY
- the LOC111198291 gene encoding uncharacterized protein LOC111198291, with product MITPVVFVFRGVGRETSCRWNRGCYQGERHKNRYVGDFPLEEDQSPNIIRRSCLSLNLMETPVKLRRWNRRVISSNGGWEKTWKAGATPWDLLDQLRSVNISLRRVHSLKAELLFLAVERMFLDKDTAFLNILCRPGRSGIRWHSGQVFRVFGFSGLRF